From the genome of Longimicrobiaceae bacterium, one region includes:
- a CDS encoding DUF4097 family beta strand repeat-containing protein, which translates to MQSTRSTRTRLALAAAAALAALLAALPAAAQRSDAEWLENCREQRDQRARHCEVRTETLRPSGSITVDGGENGGATVRGWDGDQVRVSARIQAQAATEAEARELARQVTVRTDGGTIRAEGPARSRGASWSVMYDVQVPRRHDVAVTTRNGPVGVEDVTGRMTLRAENGPVSLRRVGGAVNARVRNGPLSVVLEGARWNGEGLDAEAVNGPVTLTLPRDYSARLEVGTINGPVKMDLPLAGGYRSGRHVQATLGSGGAPVRVVTTNGPFTVRRGSR; encoded by the coding sequence ATGCAGAGCACCCGCAGCACACGTACCCGCCTCGCACTCGCCGCCGCGGCGGCGCTCGCCGCCCTCCTGGCCGCCCTTCCCGCCGCCGCACAGCGCAGCGACGCGGAGTGGCTGGAGAACTGCCGCGAGCAGCGCGACCAGCGGGCCCGGCACTGCGAGGTGCGCACCGAGACGCTGCGCCCCTCCGGGAGCATCACCGTGGACGGCGGGGAGAACGGCGGGGCAACCGTGCGCGGCTGGGACGGCGACCAGGTACGGGTCTCCGCCCGGATCCAGGCGCAGGCCGCCACCGAGGCGGAGGCCCGCGAGCTGGCCCGGCAGGTGACCGTCCGCACCGACGGGGGCACCATCCGCGCCGAGGGCCCCGCCCGGAGCCGCGGCGCCTCGTGGTCGGTGATGTACGACGTCCAGGTCCCGCGGCGGCACGACGTGGCCGTGACCACGCGGAACGGCCCGGTGGGGGTCGAGGACGTCACCGGGCGGATGACGCTCCGCGCCGAGAACGGCCCGGTCTCGCTGCGGCGGGTGGGCGGCGCGGTGAACGCGCGCGTCCGGAACGGACCGCTCAGCGTGGTGCTGGAGGGCGCCCGCTGGAACGGCGAGGGGCTGGACGCCGAGGCGGTCAACGGCCCCGTGACGCTCACCCTCCCGCGCGACTACTCCGCCCGGCTGGAGGTGGGCACCATCAACGGCCCCGTGAAGATGGACCTGCCGCTCGCCGGGGGCTACCGCTCCGGCCGGCACGTGCAGGCCACCCTGGGCTCCGGCGGCGCCCCGGTGCGGGTGGTCACCACCAACGGACCCTTCACCGTCCGCCGCGGCTCGCGCTGA